One region of Leishmania panamensis strain MHOM/PA/94/PSC-1 chromosome 28 sequence genomic DNA includes:
- a CDS encoding haloacid dehalogenase-like hydrolase-like protein (TriTrypDB/GeneDB-style sysID: LpmP.28.1470), with protein sequence MANSEHVVASTVYARKPKGVRVPTGLNPYKLVACDMDGTLLNSRHSISDYTRTVLSQLLARGVHIIFATGRPFTDVYRIKRRLNIFAAAKSIPTPGFQVVTPVAASPASRYPSGSTSSSCNSGLPPSPSSACSGTEFNNTEKIIPRCFAITSNGACIYNEVNERIYERTIDPHIVQELYLMFMDDPEVNINVFRGVDEADRQQKGYINPSDQPGDKASEEWICRYPSDLEAALYKESRFTFRVVSNLEKTFPVDHVSEIFFLCYNPEKSSMVESGINKRMAELTQELSLETSVRVAPSATHCLDIVPSDVSKASALQHVLDKLGLTMDDCIAFGDGLNDVELLSSVGKGIIMANAHPRLKEKLPHLEVIGRNDDDAVAHKLSEVFDIDVECDYMDTPLKSSP encoded by the coding sequence ATGGCCAACTCAGAGCACGTCGTTGCTTCCACAGTGTACGCACGTAAGCCAAAGGGAGTTCGGGTACCAACAGGTCTCAACCCCTACAAGCTTGTGGCGTGCGACATGGATGGCACCCTGCTCAACAGTCGCCACTCCATCTCTGACTACACCCGCACCGTCCTGTCGCAATTATTGGCGCGTGGCGTGCACATCATCTTCGCCACGGGCCGCCCCTTCACGGATGTCTATCGCATTAAGCGCCGTCTTAACATCTTCGCGGCAGCCAAATCAATCCCAACGCCGGGTTTTCAAGTGGTGACGCCTGTCGCGGCTTCGCCGGCGTCGCGCTATCCATCCGGCTCtacaagcagcagctgcaacagcggGTTACCGCCGAGCCCGTCCTCGGCATGCTCGGGGACGGAGTTCaacaacacagagaagaTCATCCCACGTTGCTTCGCCATCACATCCAATGGGGCATGCATCTACAACGAGGTAAACGAGCGCATCTACGAGCGCACCATTGATCCGCATATTGTGCAGGAACTCTACTTGATGTTCATGGACGACCCCGAGGTAAACATCAATGTCTTCCGCGGTGTCGACGAGGCGGACCGGCAGCAGAAGGGCTACATCAACCCAAGTGACCAGCCTGGAGACAAGGCTAGTGAGGAGTGGATCTGCCGCTACCCAAGCGACCTCGAGGCCGCCCTCTACAAGGAGTCGCGATTCACCTTCCGGGTTGTTTCCAACCTGGAAAAGACGTTCCCAGTGGACCACGTGAGCGAGatcttctttctctgctaCAACCCCGAGAAGAGCTCTATGGTGGAGTCAGGCATTAACAAGCGAATGGCGGAGCTGACGCAAGAGCTGAGTCTGGAGACGTCGGTACGCGTGGCACCGTCCGCGACCCACTGCCTCGACATCGTCCCCTCCGACGTCAGTAAAGcatcagcgctgcagcatGTTCTCGACAAGCTTGGCTTGACAATGGATGACTGCATCGCCTTTGGTGATGGCCTCAACGACGTGGAGCTGCTCTCCTcggtggggaaggggatcATCATGGCAAACGCCCACCCACGActgaaggagaagctgccgcacctcGAGGTGATTGGCCGCAATGATGATGACGCCGTCGCCCACAAGCTCAGCGAAGTCTTCGACATCGATGTGGAGTGTGATTATATGGATACTCCCCTCAAGTCTTCTCCTTGA